Proteins encoded by one window of Polyodon spathula isolate WHYD16114869_AA unplaced genomic scaffold, ASM1765450v1 scaffolds_1575, whole genome shotgun sequence:
- the pbxip1b gene encoding pre-B-cell leukemia homeobox interacting protein 1b isoform X5: MSGDNSNSNGSPSSWTVLGAEGCAVESLGPGDDEIASPPAAEALTEPLSAPDPNTSSTDLLKLRERQILEGSEQDGAESPGAPSSPPIQESNIIPIPPPGQDLQQEGEELREEGEGPGLARKVSDTVKQAGVQLVDGIRSWGRRLIGRTGGAEDVSDSDSSSGEEDGGSVLRRRRRGVQRFDDALERGQGVSPGRGGQEEGGLSVNKCIVGALIVLVLGLALLSGVFVDQGEGSLFHSEPEEEVYRREEKEEYLPGSQDQLNQSDPQDLQTLTALLDTLAKENQGIRLMQEQLQTQKEELERALSEMNQQASGGDEASRLQELEQENERLQRELESVPVLRAELERLRGEMGANDTALQERHAALEWELQVEREQATGLLSQRERLESEVLRLRQELDKQHQLLGGMRAELQGLIGAGNASHGEGAGLEERLAELEKRLGAELLDWERAMGEEEEGGQGERLTIREGEEESPKEEPQGAFEVPRKEGDQGGAPTKRKKELGRPWQEKERAAGGGGDEKWGTSRKEGGWRKEVRGDSWKEKREQRRGGERKEEGEMRQERERRYSGQREREHKHRGEREEGEREHEYRGEREEEGEMRQERERRYSGQREREEGEREEEGEMRQERERRYSGQRETEHKHRGEREEGERGHEYKGERDGERAKKHWQSPSILDAKPGHRHHDHNRFWKNDPESRRHYRPPQSCSGLQDCAAQEGLEPVRQRDFQQLLGAHLERLGTRRQELERFAQSFFEDGAFVHTKMLFRDFLEDLEQLLEREGAGGIYARFFGKEEGEDGGIQNRS, encoded by the exons ATGTCAGGTGACAACTCCAACAGCAATGGCTCCCCCTCCAGCTGGACTGTCCTGGGTGCAGAG GGATGTGCCGTGGAGAGCTTGGGCCCAGGGGATGATGAGATAGCCAGTCCTCCAGCTGCTGAAGCGCTGACAG AGCCCCTTTCAGCTCCAGACCCGAATACCTCAAGCACTGACCTCCTGAAACTGAGGGAGCGGCAGATCCTGGAG GGGTCTGAGCAGGACGGAGCTGAGAGCCCGGGGGCCCCCTCGAGCCCCCCAATCCAAGAGTCCAATATCATCCCCATCCCCCCGCCCGGCCAAGACCTGCAGCAGGAAGGGGAGGAACTGCGGGAGGAAGGGGAGGGGCCTGGTCTGGCCAGGAAGGTGTCTGACACCGTCAAGCAAGCAG GTGTGCAGCTAGTGGACGGAATCCGCAGCTGGGGGAGGCGTCTGATTGGTCGAACAGGAGGTGCTG AGGATGTCTCTGACTCAGACAGCTCAAGCGGAGAGGAGGATGGGGGGAGTGtgttgaggaggaggaggaggggagtcCAGCGCTTCGACGACGCCCTCGAGAGGGGTCAGGGGGTCTCCCCGGGAAGGGGGGGCCAGGAGGAAGGGGGGCTGTCCGTTAACAAGTGCATCGTGGGAGCTCTGATCGTGCTGGTCCTGGGGCTGGCCCTGCTGTCAG GTGTGTTTGTCGACCAGGGCGAGG GGAGCCTCTTTCATTCAGAGCCGGAGGAGGAGGTTTacaggagggaggagaaggaagAATACCTGCCAGGCAGCCAG GATCAGCTGAACCAAAGTGACCCCCAGGATCTGCAGACGCTGACCGCTCTTCTGGACACACTGGCCAAAGAAAACCAGGGGATCCGTCTCATGCAGGAGCAGCTGCAG ACTCAGAAGGAGGAGCTGGAGAGGGCTCTGTCCGAGATGAACCAGCAGGCGAGCGGAGGAGACGAGGCATCGAGGCTGCAGGAGCTGGAACAGGAGAACGAGAGGCTGCAGAGGGAGCTGGAGTCTGTGCCCGTCCTCCGGGCGGAGCTAGAGAGGCTGAGAGGGGAGATGGGGGCCAACGACACCGCCCTGCAAGAACGACACGCTGCCCTGGAGTGGGAGCTCCAAGTGGAGAGGGAGCAGGCGACCGGGCTCCTGAGCCAGAGGGAGAGGCTGGAGTCTGAGGTCTTGAGGCTGAGACAGGAACTGGACAAGCAGCATCAGCTACTGGGGGGCATGAGGGCGGAGCTGCAGGGGCTGATCGGGGCGGGGAACGCGAGCCACGGGGAAGGGGCGGGGTTAGAGGAGAGGCTGGCGGAGCTAGAGAAGAGGCTGGGGGCGGAGCTGCTGGACTGGGAGAGGGCgatgggggaggaggaggaaggaggacAAGGGGAGAGGCTGACGAtaagggagggggaggaggagagtcCAAAAGAAGAACCCCAGGGAGCTTTCGAGGTTCCCAGGAAAGAGGGTGACCAGGGGGGGGCGCCGACGAAGCGCAAGAAGGAATTGGGGCGGCCCTggcaagagaaagagagagcagcaggaggaggaggagatgagaAGTGGGGGACGAGCAGGAAAGAGGGGGGGTGGAGGAAGGAAGTGAGGGGGGATAGCTGGAAGGAAAAGAGGGAGCAGagaagaggaggggagaggaaggaggagggagagatGAGGCAGGAGAGGGAGAGACGGTACTCAGGGCAAAGGGAGAGGGAGCATAAGCatagaggggagagggaggagggggagagggagcaCGAGTatagaggggagagggaggaggagggagagatgaGGCAGGAGAGGGAGAGACGGTACTCAgggcagagggagagggaggagggggagagggaggaggagggagagatgaGGCAGGAGAGGGAGAGACGGTACTCAGGGCAGAGGGAGACGGAGCATAAGCatagaggggagagggaggagggagagagggggcacGAGTATAAAGGGGAGAGGGATGGGGAGAGAGCTAAGAAGCACTGGCAGTCTCCGAGCATCCTGGACGCCAAGCCCGGCCACAGGCACCACGATCACAACCGGTTCTGGAAGAACGACCCAGAGAGCCGGCGCCACTACCGCCCCCCGCAGAGCTGCTCGGGGCTGCAGGACTGCGCCGCACAGGAGGGGCTGGAGCCCGTGAGGCAGCGAGACTTCCAGCAGCTTCTGGGGGCTCACCTGGAGAGGCTGGGGACCAGGAGGCAGGAGCTGGAGCGATTCGCACAGAGCTTCTTTGAGGATGGGGCATTCGTGCACACAAAGATGCTCTTCCGTGACTTCCTGGAGGATCTGGAGCAGCTGCTGGAGAGGGAGGGGGCGGGCGGGATCTACGCCAGGTTTTTCgggaaggaggagggggaggacgGAGGAATCCAGAACAG GTCTTAA